A portion of the Mytilus trossulus isolate FHL-02 unplaced genomic scaffold, PNRI_Mtr1.1.1.hap1 h1tg000586l__unscaffolded, whole genome shotgun sequence genome contains these proteins:
- the LOC134702648 gene encoding histone H1-delta-like, producing the protein MSDAPAPVVKTPAKSPKKKAAAKPKKVATHPKYSEMVGKAISALKERGGSSRQAILKYILANFSVGSDAKTVNTHLKLALKSGVKSNSLKQSKGTGASGSFKIGEVAKPAKKPAKKVVKPKAAKPKKAKTPTKKTAAKKPAAKKPAGEKKAAKPKAKKPAAKKPAAKPAAKSAKKATKSPKKTKAAAKPKKAKTPKKK; encoded by the coding sequence agaccccagctaagtcaccaaagaagaaagctgcagctaaaccaaagaaagtagctactcatccaaaatacagcgagatggtcggaaaggctatatctgctttgaaagagcgtggaggctccagccgtcaagccatcctcaagtatatcttagcaaacttcagcgttggtagcgatgcaaaaacagtcaacactcacttgaagttagctctgaaatcaggagtgaagagcaatagcttgaaacagtcgaagggtaccggcgcttctggaagctttaagattggggaagtagctaaaccagctaagaaaccagcaaagaaagtagttaaacctaaagcagccaagccaaagaaggcaaagacacctaccaaaaagactgccgcaaagaaacctgcagcaaagaaaccagcaggtgaaaagaaagcagctaaaccaaaagcaaagaagccagctgcaaagaaacctgctgcaaaacctgctgccaaatctgcaaagaaagccacaaaatctcccaagaagacaaaggctgcagctaaaccaaagaaggcaaagacaccaaagaagaagtaa
- the LOC134702646 gene encoding histone H1-delta-like, whose amino-acid sequence MSDAPAPVVKTPAKSPKKKAAAKPKKVATHPKYSEMVGKAISALKERGGSSRQAILKYILANFSVGSDAKTVNTHLKLALKSGVKSNSLKQSKGTGASGSFKIGEVAKPAKKPAKKVVKPKAAKPKKAKTPTKKTAAKKPAAKKPAGEKKAAKPKAKKPAAKKPAAKPAAKSAKKATKSPKKTKAAAKPKKAKTPKKK is encoded by the coding sequence atgtctgacgcaccagcaccagtagtaaagaccccagctaagtcaccaaagaagaaagctgcagctaaaccaaagaaagtagctactcatccaaaatacagcgagatggtcggaaaggctatatctgctttgaaagagcgtggaggctccagccgtcaagccatcctcaagtatatcttagcaaacttcagcgttggtagcgatgcaaaaacagtcaacactcacttgaagttagctctgaaatcaggagtgaagagcaatagcttgaaacagtcgaagggtaccggcgcttctggaagctttaagattggggaagtagctaaaccagctaagaaaccagcaaagaaagtagttaaacctaaagcagccaagccaaagaaggcaaagacacctaccaaaaagactgccgcaaagaaacctgcagcaaagaaaccagcaggtgaaaagaaagcagctaaaccaaaagcaaagaagccagctgcaaagaaacctgctgcaaaacctgctgccaaatctgcaaagaaagccacaaaatctcccaagaagacaaaggctgcagctaaaccaaagaaggcaaagacaccaaagaagaagtaa